From one Geoalkalibacter halelectricus genomic stretch:
- the flgA gene encoding flagellar basal body P-ring formation chaperone FlgA codes for MKTLLTTLIVCLALLGAGAFAQPAAAKGTLIGPAQMRALLEDYLEDKRAFLPQGEVRIQSFDVRDAFTLPPGRVTHEIIPSDPQILTSRRFTFIFYVDGRIQHNQSYRVQLEAIAPVAVAAVDLSRGVMLTERDINFVEMDLARLRNPAFSAEDLVGKVLRRSMRLGDVLDRSFVEEPSLVRRGEVVTIIARRGALELNATGVARDEGKLGDTIRIRNSASQKEILCQVVAPATVRVEF; via the coding sequence ATGAAAACGCTGCTTACCACACTCATTGTTTGCCTGGCGCTGCTCGGCGCCGGCGCCTTCGCCCAACCCGCCGCCGCCAAGGGGACGCTCATCGGCCCGGCGCAGATGCGCGCCCTGCTCGAGGACTATCTCGAGGACAAGCGCGCCTTTCTGCCCCAGGGCGAAGTGCGCATTCAAAGCTTTGACGTGCGCGATGCTTTCACCCTGCCGCCGGGGCGCGTGACTCACGAGATCATCCCCTCGGATCCGCAGATTCTCACCAGTCGGCGCTTTACGTTCATTTTTTACGTGGACGGGCGCATCCAGCACAACCAGTCCTATCGCGTGCAACTCGAAGCCATCGCCCCGGTGGCGGTGGCCGCCGTGGATCTCTCGCGCGGTGTGATGCTGACCGAGCGCGACATTAATTTCGTCGAGATGGATCTGGCGCGTCTGCGCAACCCGGCATTCTCCGCCGAGGATCTGGTCGGCAAGGTGCTGCGGCGCTCCATGCGCCTGGGCGATGTTCTCGATCGCAGCTTCGTCGAGGAGCCCTCCCTGGTGCGGCGCGGCGAGGTGGTGACCATCATTGCGCGGCGCGGCGCCCTGGAACTCAACGCCACGGGCGTGGCGCGCGACGAGGGCAAGCTCGGCGACACCATTCGTATTCGCAACAGCGCCTCGCAGAAGGAAATCCTCTGCCAGGTGGTGGCCCCGGCCACGGTCCGGGTGGAGTTTTGA
- a CDS encoding rod-binding protein has translation MNTNIDPRLLLAPSLPQTADPAVKRKDPEKLRAACQDFEALFVHAMFKEMRKTIPQDGLLPRGMAEDSFQEMMDWELARQTSRSGSLGIAEALYRQLGGEEPPK, from the coding sequence ATGAACACCAACATCGATCCGCGCCTGCTGCTGGCCCCGAGCCTGCCCCAAACCGCCGATCCCGCCGTTAAGCGCAAGGATCCCGAGAAGTTGCGCGCCGCCTGTCAGGATTTCGAGGCCCTGTTCGTGCATGCCATGTTCAAGGAGATGCGCAAGACCATCCCCCAGGACGGCTTGTTGCCGCGCGGCATGGCCGAGGATTCCTTTCAGGAGATGATGGACTGGGAATTGGCGCGGCAGACGTCACGCTCCGGGAGCCTTGGCATCGCCGAGGCGCTCTACCGGCAACTCGGCGGTGAGGAGCCGCCGAAGTAA
- a CDS encoding flagellar basal body P-ring protein FlgI — MKRFSYVPCVLLVLFLCLAPSLSQATRIKDIARLEGVRDNQLVGYGLVVGLNGTGDSASTQFTVQSLVSMMERLGVSVDRRQVRVDNVAAVMVTAQLPPFAKAGGTIDVLVSSIGDADSLLGGTLLMTPLNGPDGNVYAVAQGPLVVGALAFGGKAATVQKNHPTVGRIPGGALIEREVPLALGAGDMLTYRIQNADFTTISRMSRTINERFGEGTAAAIDGASVRVQLPGAYRGRLIEFIAAMEELPVTPDTVARVVINEKTGTIVMGENVRIQRVAVSHGNLNLVVSESAQVSQPGPFSEGQTVVVPQTGIEVMEEMGNLVVVEPGVSLGDIARALNAIGATPRDLIAIFQAIKASGSLHAELVIL; from the coding sequence ATGAAAAGATTTTCATACGTCCCATGCGTCCTCCTCGTCCTCTTCCTGTGCCTGGCCCCCAGCCTGTCCCAGGCCACCCGCATCAAGGATATCGCGCGCCTCGAAGGCGTGCGCGACAATCAGTTGGTGGGGTATGGCCTGGTGGTGGGCCTTAACGGCACCGGCGACAGCGCCAGCACCCAGTTCACCGTGCAGTCCCTGGTGAGCATGATGGAGCGCCTGGGGGTCTCCGTCGACCGGCGCCAGGTGCGCGTCGACAACGTCGCGGCGGTCATGGTCACCGCTCAACTGCCGCCCTTTGCCAAGGCCGGCGGCACCATCGACGTGCTGGTGTCTTCCATCGGCGATGCCGACAGCCTGCTCGGCGGCACCCTGCTCATGACGCCCCTCAACGGCCCCGACGGCAACGTCTACGCCGTGGCACAGGGGCCCCTGGTGGTGGGCGCCCTGGCCTTCGGCGGCAAGGCGGCCACGGTGCAGAAGAATCACCCCACCGTGGGGCGCATCCCCGGCGGCGCGCTCATCGAGCGCGAGGTGCCCCTGGCCCTGGGGGCGGGCGATATGCTCACCTACCGCATCCAGAATGCCGACTTCACCACCATCTCGCGCATGAGCCGCACCATCAATGAGCGCTTCGGCGAAGGAACCGCGGCGGCCATCGACGGCGCCAGCGTGCGGGTGCAACTGCCCGGCGCCTATCGCGGCCGGCTCATTGAGTTCATTGCCGCCATGGAGGAGCTGCCCGTGACCCCGGATACGGTGGCGCGGGTGGTCATCAACGAGAAAACCGGTACCATCGTCATGGGCGAGAATGTGCGCATTCAGCGGGTGGCGGTCAGTCACGGCAACCTCAACTTGGTGGTCAGCGAATCGGCCCAGGTCTCCCAGCCCGGCCCCTTTTCCGAGGGCCAGACGGTGGTGGTGCCGCAGACCGGTATCGAGGTCATGGAGGAAATGGGTAATCTGGTGGTGGTCGAGCCGGGCGTGTCCCTGGGCGACATCGCCCGCGCTCTCAACGCCATCGGCGCCACGCCGCGCGATTTGATCGCCATCTTCCAGGCGATCAAGGCGAGCGGCTCGCTGCACGCCGAGCTGGTGATTCTGTAA
- the flgL gene encoding flagellar hook-associated protein FlgL: MRATLTTTYRSLLANLSHSTTRLEELRLQAATGKRMTKPSDDPSGIRPVLDSRGQIRSSERFLRTLGTAGDRLDILDTHLDRVENLMVRAKETLVYAGNGTLSQQDLATLGDQMRLMKDELLAVANANVEGKYLFSGYKENVRPYPSGAPGEFEGDASSIMLEIGPGEKVPVGLSGDAIFGDPGTGKDLWQLFDDMIAALAAGDSAGALAEMERLDQTADHIRAQRSQMGNIAQRVDNAQLNMQDMRIDMMAMLSRYEDADIVETITNMTMQETAFKAALDITSRVSRLSILDYMR; the protein is encoded by the coding sequence ATGCGCGCCACTCTGACCACCACCTATCGCAGCCTGCTGGCCAATCTTTCGCACTCGACCACGCGGCTTGAGGAGTTGCGGCTGCAGGCGGCCACGGGCAAGCGCATGACCAAGCCCAGCGATGATCCCTCGGGAATTCGGCCGGTTCTCGACAGCCGCGGGCAGATTCGCTCCTCCGAGCGATTTTTACGCACCCTGGGCACCGCGGGCGATCGGCTGGATATTCTCGACACTCATCTCGATCGGGTCGAAAATCTCATGGTGCGGGCCAAGGAGACCCTGGTCTACGCGGGCAACGGCACCCTCTCGCAGCAGGATCTGGCGACCCTGGGCGATCAGATGCGCCTGATGAAGGATGAGCTGCTCGCGGTGGCCAACGCCAACGTGGAGGGCAAATACCTGTTTTCCGGCTACAAGGAGAACGTGCGCCCCTATCCGAGCGGCGCCCCGGGCGAGTTCGAGGGCGACGCTTCTTCCATCATGCTGGAAATCGGCCCGGGCGAAAAAGTTCCCGTCGGCCTCTCCGGTGATGCAATCTTCGGCGATCCGGGCACCGGCAAGGATCTCTGGCAGTTGTTCGACGACATGATCGCCGCTCTGGCTGCCGGTGACAGCGCCGGCGCCCTGGCCGAGATGGAGCGTCTGGATCAAACCGCCGACCATATCCGCGCCCAGCGTTCGCAGATGGGCAACATCGCCCAGCGGGTGGACAACGCCCAGCTCAATATGCAAGATATGCGCATCGACATGATGGCCATGCTGTCGCGCTACGAAGATGCCGACATCGTCGAGACCATCACCAACATGACCATGCAGGAGACCGCCTTCAAGGCGGCCCTGGACATCACCTCACGCGTTTCGCGTCTGTCGATTCTGGATTATATGCGCTAG
- the flhF gene encoding flagellar biosynthesis protein FlhF: MLVKVFESEDMASALKKVKEALGPDALIISTRTIRKGGLGVLGKPILEVTAAIEPAAVANGRVPAAPRRGDAYAAPARRAQPSKAGAGDEISYEDVWNARSASPTPPAARPRGDTAPRETGEILALRSEIDELKGLMRDFLSESRQSAASAAPAPQTVAAAEPSPAPTTPAVRSGRRRSAAPAAGDGGLEVLVQLLRARGIDQEAAETIVRFAAQRAAPEQQQNPEVMRAIFSDVIGDLIQVSRRPQPQGSRRQRRLALIGPTGVGKTTTIAKLAAEHLLGGGQSVALVTIDTFRIAAVEQLKVYGEIMNLPVEVVVSPKQMRGVLNKHRDKDLILIDTAGRSPRDEVNLKNLEEILSPDLATENHLVLSAATRDEDLYDAVTRFARVPLHNLIFTKIDECANLGVLLNVQLRHNFPLAYLTNGQRVPEDILVADAKKIAQLILGQR; encoded by the coding sequence ATGCTGGTTAAGGTATTTGAATCCGAAGACATGGCTTCGGCCCTGAAGAAGGTCAAGGAAGCCCTCGGTCCCGACGCCCTGATCATTTCCACCCGCACCATCCGCAAGGGCGGCCTGGGCGTGTTGGGCAAGCCGATCCTGGAGGTGACCGCGGCCATCGAGCCCGCGGCGGTAGCAAACGGCCGCGTTCCCGCCGCGCCGCGTCGCGGCGACGCTTACGCGGCCCCGGCGCGCCGCGCCCAGCCGAGTAAGGCGGGGGCGGGTGACGAGATCAGCTACGAGGACGTCTGGAACGCGCGCAGCGCGTCGCCCACGCCGCCTGCGGCACGACCGAGGGGCGACACCGCCCCGCGCGAAACCGGCGAAATTCTGGCGCTGCGCAGCGAGATCGATGAACTCAAGGGCCTGATGCGCGACTTTCTCAGCGAATCGCGCCAGAGCGCCGCGTCTGCCGCCCCGGCTCCGCAAACCGTCGCCGCCGCGGAGCCGTCGCCCGCGCCGACCACGCCGGCCGTTCGCTCCGGGCGGCGCCGTTCGGCCGCGCCCGCCGCTGGCGATGGGGGCCTGGAGGTCCTGGTGCAATTGCTGCGCGCGCGCGGCATCGATCAGGAAGCCGCGGAAACCATCGTGCGCTTCGCCGCCCAGCGCGCGGCCCCCGAACAGCAGCAGAATCCCGAGGTGATGCGCGCCATTTTCAGCGACGTCATCGGCGATCTCATTCAGGTCAGCCGCCGCCCCCAGCCCCAGGGTTCGCGCCGCCAGCGGCGCCTGGCGCTCATCGGACCCACGGGAGTCGGCAAGACCACCACCATCGCCAAACTGGCGGCCGAGCATCTGCTCGGCGGCGGACAGAGCGTGGCCCTGGTGACCATCGACACCTTCCGCATCGCCGCCGTGGAGCAACTCAAGGTCTACGGCGAGATCATGAACCTGCCCGTCGAGGTGGTGGTGTCGCCCAAGCAGATGCGCGGCGTTCTCAACAAGCATCGCGACAAGGATCTGATTCTCATCGATACCGCCGGGCGCAGCCCGCGCGACGAGGTCAATCTGAAGAATCTCGAAGAGATACTCTCCCCGGACCTGGCCACCGAAAACCACCTGGTGCTCTCGGCGGCCACGCGCGACGAGGATCTCTACGATGCGGTGACGCGCTTCGCGCGGGTGCCGCTGCACAATCTGATTTTCACCAAAATCGACGAGTGCGCCAATCTCGGCGTGCTGCTCAATGTTCAGCTGCGCCACAACTTCCCCCTGGCCTATCTGACCAACGGTCAGCGCGTGCCGGAAGACATCCTGGTGGCCGACGCAAAGAAGATCGCCCAACTTATTCTGGGGCAGAGGTAG
- a CDS encoding flagellar protein FlgN produces the protein MAACEIDAGLRRLLELIMQERAAARGLDMRTLEAVASEKQALIELLQGLDAEALETDEDLSALARQVREENRRNAYLFWTGLNLVRDTMAFFERQVPPPGYGAAGLMTQSRPGGRLLSGRI, from the coding sequence ATGGCCGCTTGTGAAATCGACGCAGGCCTGCGGCGCCTGCTTGAGCTGATCATGCAGGAGCGCGCCGCCGCGCGCGGGCTCGATATGCGCACTCTGGAGGCGGTGGCGAGCGAGAAGCAGGCGCTCATCGAACTGTTGCAGGGCCTGGATGCGGAGGCGCTCGAAACCGATGAGGATCTCTCCGCCCTGGCCCGCCAGGTGCGCGAGGAAAACCGCCGCAACGCCTATCTCTTCTGGACCGGCCTCAATCTGGTGCGCGACACCATGGCTTTTTTCGAAAGGCAGGTGCCGCCGCCGGGCTACGGCGCCGCCGGCCTGATGACGCAGTCGCGCCCCGGCGGGCGCCTGCTCTCGGGAAGGATTTGA
- a CDS encoding MinD/ParA family protein: protein MEMLQERTDQAGTLRSLSERFSATRKDAEPKAAARVLSVTSGKGGVGKTAVVSNVAIALARQGKRVLIIDADLGLANIDVVFGLAPQYNLNHFFSGERSLSEIMVEGPEGIRILPAGSGMQTVTRLSSDQKMKFLDELDALHGDFEIVIIDTEAGISDNVTYFNVAAQDILVVTTPEPTAITDAYALMKLLSVQYHEKRFNLIVNSVTSSDEALDVYRKLTMVSNRYLDISIDYLGCIPQDKRMREAVRRQRVMLDLFPKTKISGAFEDIARNLVIGQQHQAAPKGSLQFFWRRLLSFGQGA, encoded by the coding sequence ATGGAAATGTTGCAGGAACGAACGGATCAGGCCGGAACCCTGCGCTCGCTCAGCGAGCGCTTCAGCGCCACGCGCAAGGATGCCGAGCCCAAGGCGGCGGCGCGGGTGCTGTCGGTGACCAGCGGCAAGGGCGGCGTGGGCAAGACCGCGGTGGTGTCCAACGTGGCCATCGCTCTGGCGCGCCAGGGCAAGCGGGTGCTGATCATCGATGCCGATCTGGGTCTGGCCAATATCGATGTGGTGTTCGGGCTGGCGCCGCAGTACAACCTCAACCACTTCTTCAGCGGCGAGCGCTCCCTGAGCGAGATCATGGTCGAGGGCCCCGAGGGGATCAGGATTCTGCCCGCCGGTTCGGGCATGCAGACCGTCACCCGCCTGAGCAGCGACCAGAAGATGAAGTTTCTCGATGAACTCGACGCCCTGCACGGCGATTTCGAGATCGTCATCATCGACACCGAGGCGGGCATCTCCGACAACGTCACCTACTTCAACGTCGCCGCGCAGGACATTCTGGTGGTCACCACCCCCGAGCCCACCGCCATCACCGACGCCTACGCGCTGATGAAGCTGCTCTCGGTGCAGTACCACGAGAAGCGCTTCAACCTCATCGTCAATTCGGTGACCAGCAGTGACGAGGCCCTCGATGTCTATCGCAAGCTGACCATGGTGTCCAACCGCTACCTGGACATCTCCATCGATTATCTGGGCTGCATTCCCCAGGACAAGCGCATGCGCGAGGCGGTGCGCCGGCAGCGGGTGATGCTCGATCTGTTTCCCAAGACCAAAATCAGCGGGGCCTTTGAGGATATCGCGCGCAATCTGGTCATCGGCCAACAGCACCAGGCCGCGCCCAAGGGCAGCCTGCAGTTCTTCTGGCGGCGGCTGCTGTCCTTCGGCCAGGGGGCCTGA
- the flgG gene encoding flagellar basal-body rod protein FlgG yields the protein MIRALWTAATGMTAQQLNMDVISNNLANVNTTGFKKSRADFQDLLYQTSRTAGAESAEGNEVPTGIQVGLGARAAAVQKVFTVGDLMQTGNDLDVAIEGAGFFRVELPGGEEAFTRAGAFKKDGTGRLVTSDGYPVLPQIIIPENTTRLAITEDGAVNAFLDGNNQPNQIGDLELAKFSNPAGLHAMGRSLFLETPASGPAVLGTPGQDGFGALAQGFLEGSNVSVMEEMVSMIATQRAYEINSKAIRSADEMLQMVNNLA from the coding sequence ATGATCAGAGCACTCTGGACCGCAGCGACCGGCATGACCGCGCAGCAACTCAATATGGATGTCATCTCCAATAATCTGGCCAACGTCAACACCACCGGCTTCAAGAAAAGCCGCGCCGATTTTCAGGATCTGCTCTATCAGACCAGCCGCACGGCCGGTGCCGAATCGGCCGAGGGCAACGAAGTGCCCACCGGCATCCAGGTGGGTCTCGGGGCGCGCGCCGCGGCGGTGCAGAAGGTCTTTACCGTGGGCGATCTGATGCAGACCGGCAACGACCTGGATGTGGCCATCGAGGGTGCCGGGTTCTTTCGCGTCGAGCTGCCCGGCGGCGAGGAGGCCTTCACCCGCGCCGGCGCCTTCAAGAAGGACGGCACCGGGCGTCTGGTGACCTCCGACGGTTACCCGGTGCTGCCGCAGATCATCATCCCCGAAAACACCACCCGCCTGGCCATCACCGAGGACGGCGCGGTCAACGCCTTTCTCGACGGCAACAACCAGCCTAACCAGATCGGCGATCTGGAGCTGGCCAAGTTCAGCAACCCGGCGGGACTGCACGCCATGGGCCGCAGCCTGTTCCTGGAAACCCCGGCCTCGGGCCCGGCGGTGCTCGGCACCCCCGGCCAGGACGGTTTCGGCGCCCTCGCCCAGGGCTTTCTGGAAGGCTCCAACGTCAGCGTCATGGAGGAGATGGTGAGCATGATCGCCACCCAGCGCGCCTACGAAATCAATTCCAAGGCCATCCGTTCCGCCGACGAAATGCTGCAGATGGTCAACAATCTGGCTTGA
- the flgF gene encoding flagellar basal-body rod protein FlgF, whose amino-acid sequence MSSGVYSVLSGARARMQLLEVVSHNLANADTAGFKKDRLCFESLIDGARQRSLAKGVNFNRSAEGYTDLGQGTIQGTGNPFDLAIEGPGFFKIEGQGGDFYTRQGNFRLDAEGFLVNSGGNRVLGENGPLQLGAEEVRIDEDGRIWDGEVLVGRLAVVEVNDPRLLEKRADGLFAAAPETIEIPVPRPQLLQGHIETSNVNPLQEMTLLMEAHRTFESYTRVMKIYSEINAKADELGSLG is encoded by the coding sequence ATGAGTTCAGGAGTCTACAGCGTTTTATCCGGTGCCCGGGCGCGCATGCAACTGCTCGAGGTGGTCAGTCACAACCTGGCCAATGCCGATACGGCAGGGTTCAAGAAGGATCGGCTGTGCTTCGAGTCCCTCATTGACGGCGCCCGCCAGCGCAGCCTCGCCAAGGGGGTGAACTTCAACCGCAGCGCCGAGGGCTACACCGATCTCGGCCAGGGCACCATCCAGGGCACGGGCAACCCCTTCGATCTGGCCATCGAGGGACCGGGATTTTTCAAGATCGAGGGCCAGGGCGGTGACTTCTACACCCGCCAGGGCAATTTCCGTCTGGATGCCGAGGGCTTTCTCGTCAACAGCGGCGGCAACCGGGTGCTTGGCGAAAACGGCCCCCTGCAACTCGGCGCCGAGGAAGTGCGCATCGACGAGGACGGCCGCATCTGGGACGGCGAGGTTCTGGTGGGGCGATTGGCGGTCGTCGAGGTGAACGATCCGCGCCTTCTGGAGAAGCGTGCCGACGGTTTGTTCGCAGCGGCCCCCGAAACCATCGAGATCCCCGTGCCGCGCCCGCAGTTGCTCCAGGGACATATCGAAACCTCCAACGTCAATCCCCTCCAGGAAATGACTTTGCTCATGGAAGCCCACCGCACCTTCGAGTCCTACACCCGAGTGATGAAAATCTACTCGGAGATCAACGCCAAGGCCGACGAACTGGGAAGTCTGGGTTAG
- the flgK gene encoding flagellar hook-associated protein FlgK: MAGLLSALNAGKTSLRTSQKAVEIAGNNIANVNTPGYSRQVAVFQPVPSLELRGFFIGQGVNINNIAREHDVFLTRQIHDKSGTLGEESARLAPMAELERIFSVAENNLATEIDRFFDSWKELSTNPSGQTERQIVLQRGDLLARSFEDAVTSLTSAQRNINAAVESKVISVNPLLREIADLNLRISTLEISGQTANTDRDRRDLLIEDLSKQLGVTYYEEKGQVSVQLPSGLPLVQGTQAMNIETQMDSSLNLQLVLRTGPNTTTPLSTNMIGGEFKGLMSVRDEFIPQRMEELDHLAYSLAHEVNRLHRDGTDLDGQPGLDFFIATPNPPGPAPNPPAVPLAAHEKGFAKSLAVALGDTAQVAAAQGGSPGDALIGDNRNALSLSALADNLQVMDGNDSFIGYFSKITSKVGIEASRATLAARGMEDAMVQIKNMRDATVGVSLEEEMIDLIQYQKGFEASAKFLAVVDELMESILNLKR; this comes from the coding sequence ATGGCCGGACTCCTCAGTGCACTCAACGCCGGCAAGACCAGTCTGCGCACCAGCCAGAAGGCGGTGGAAATCGCCGGCAACAATATCGCCAACGTCAACACCCCCGGCTATTCGCGCCAGGTGGCGGTGTTCCAGCCGGTGCCTTCCCTGGAACTGCGCGGTTTTTTCATCGGCCAGGGCGTCAACATCAACAACATCGCCCGTGAGCACGACGTCTTTTTGACGCGCCAGATTCACGACAAAAGCGGCACCCTCGGCGAGGAAAGCGCGCGCCTGGCACCCATGGCCGAGTTGGAGCGTATTTTCAGTGTGGCCGAGAACAACCTCGCCACCGAGATCGACCGCTTTTTCGACTCCTGGAAGGAGCTCTCCACCAATCCCAGCGGCCAGACCGAGCGCCAGATCGTGCTCCAGCGCGGCGACCTTCTGGCGCGTTCCTTCGAGGACGCGGTCACCAGCCTGACCAGCGCGCAGCGCAACATCAACGCGGCGGTGGAATCCAAGGTCATTTCCGTCAATCCCCTGCTGCGGGAGATCGCCGATCTCAACCTGCGCATCTCCACCCTGGAGATCTCCGGGCAGACGGCCAACACCGACCGCGACCGGCGGGATCTGCTCATTGAGGATCTCTCCAAGCAACTGGGCGTCACCTATTACGAGGAAAAAGGCCAGGTGTCGGTGCAATTGCCCAGCGGTCTGCCCCTGGTGCAGGGCACCCAGGCCATGAACATCGAGACGCAGATGGACAGCTCGCTCAATCTGCAATTGGTGCTGCGCACCGGCCCCAACACCACCACGCCGTTAAGCACCAACATGATCGGTGGGGAGTTCAAGGGTTTGATGAGCGTGCGCGATGAGTTCATTCCGCAGCGCATGGAGGAACTCGATCATCTCGCCTACAGCCTGGCCCATGAGGTCAACCGGTTGCATCGGGACGGTACCGATCTCGACGGACAGCCCGGCCTGGACTTTTTCATCGCTACCCCCAACCCGCCCGGCCCGGCGCCCAACCCGCCGGCCGTGCCCCTTGCCGCCCACGAGAAGGGTTTTGCCAAGAGTCTCGCCGTGGCCCTCGGCGACACGGCTCAGGTGGCCGCGGCCCAGGGCGGCAGTCCCGGCGACGCCCTGATCGGCGACAACCGCAATGCCCTGTCGCTCTCGGCGCTGGCCGACAACCTGCAAGTCATGGACGGCAACGATTCCTTTATCGGCTATTTTTCCAAGATCACCTCCAAGGTCGGCATCGAGGCGAGCCGTGCCACCCTGGCCGCGCGCGGCATGGAAGACGCCATGGTGCAGATCAAGAACATGCGCGACGCCACCGTGGGCGTGTCCCTGGAAGAGGAGATGATCGACCTCATCCAGTATCAGAAGGGCTTCGAGGCTTCGGCCAAATTTTTGGCGGTGGTCGACGAACTGATGGAATCCATCCTGAATCTCAAGAGGTAA
- the flgM gene encoding flagellar biosynthesis anti-sigma factor FlgM — protein sequence MSIKKIFGNQIVPPLVPPRATQKAGGGKPGAAQAKDKVDFSSVLQQVNKAKESKGMADVQRAEKVASLKAQIAAGTYRPDLHKVAESLLKHIREDDNDGRL from the coding sequence ATGAGCATCAAGAAAATTTTCGGCAATCAGATCGTGCCCCCGCTGGTGCCGCCACGTGCGACGCAAAAGGCCGGCGGCGGCAAGCCGGGCGCGGCACAGGCCAAGGACAAGGTGGATTTTTCCTCCGTGCTGCAACAGGTCAACAAAGCCAAGGAGTCCAAGGGCATGGCCGATGTGCAACGCGCCGAGAAGGTCGCCTCTCTCAAGGCGCAGATCGCCGCAGGAACCTACCGGCCCGACCTGCACAAGGTGGCCGAGAGTCTCTTGAAGCACATCAGGGAGGATGACAACGATGGCCGCTTGTGA
- a CDS encoding flagellar basal body L-ring protein FlgH encodes MTRKMWRLTALAIAALISSGCATRSAPTTDTGFAPSEVVIVPERPATPGSLWTNSQGGLLYDVKGRYVGDIITVAIFERASASREATTSTGRRSSASGGISRLFGLEKSIGTINSAIDPERLISANYENNFQGSGSTTRREDLVATITTQVVEVLPNGNLRIDGSKNVIVNNEEQVIRLAGIVRPADISAGNVVDSQHILDARIAYTGKGVISDKQRQGWLVRILDNITPF; translated from the coding sequence ATGACAAGAAAGATGTGGCGCCTGACGGCGCTGGCAATCGCGGCCCTAATCTCCAGCGGCTGCGCGACACGCTCGGCACCCACGACGGATACCGGCTTCGCCCCGAGCGAGGTGGTTATCGTGCCCGAGCGCCCCGCCACGCCGGGCTCGCTGTGGACCAACAGCCAGGGCGGCCTGCTCTACGACGTCAAGGGCCGCTACGTGGGCGATATCATCACCGTGGCGATTTTCGAGCGCGCCAGCGCCAGCCGCGAGGCGACCACCTCGACGGGGCGGCGCAGCAGCGCCTCGGGCGGCATCTCGCGGCTCTTCGGCCTGGAGAAATCCATCGGCACCATCAACAGCGCCATCGATCCCGAACGCCTGATCAGCGCCAACTATGAAAACAACTTCCAGGGCTCCGGCTCCACCACCCGCCGCGAGGACCTGGTGGCGACCATCACCACCCAGGTGGTGGAGGTGCTGCCCAACGGCAATCTGCGCATCGACGGCAGCAAGAACGTCATCGTCAACAACGAGGAGCAGGTCATCCGCCTGGCCGGCATCGTGCGTCCCGCCGACATCAGCGCCGGCAACGTGGTCGATTCCCAGCACATTCTCGACGCGCGCATCGCCTACACCGGCAAGGGCGTGATCAGCGACAAGCAGCGCCAGGGCTGGCTGGTGCGCATCCTCGACAACATCACGCCCTTCTAA
- a CDS encoding FliA/WhiG family RNA polymerase sigma factor: MNPPDLYYQPPSDHRTRLVEEHLPLVNFLVERMITQVPASLTREDLASAAMMGLLDAANRFDPSRGILFKTFAEHRMRGAMLDEARRTDWFSRSLRDKQTRLTRALEQLERELGRSPEEHEVAAALELDLESYRDLLTEVSHLGCVSLHQTIDEYEEGRSFIDNLPDPQAATPLENVERRELTRELAEHLERLSEKERLVISLYYYEELTQKEIAEVLAVTEGRVSQLHSQALHKLKARLSSTIKRRR; this comes from the coding sequence ATGAATCCTCCCGATCTCTACTATCAACCGCCGAGCGATCATCGCACCCGCCTGGTCGAGGAGCATCTGCCCCTGGTCAATTTCCTGGTGGAGCGCATGATCACCCAGGTGCCGGCGTCGTTGACCCGCGAGGATTTGGCCAGCGCCGCCATGATGGGCCTGCTCGACGCGGCCAACCGCTTTGATCCGAGTCGCGGGATTTTGTTCAAGACCTTCGCCGAGCACCGCATGCGCGGCGCCATGCTCGACGAGGCGCGCCGCACCGACTGGTTCTCGCGCTCCCTGCGCGACAAGCAGACGCGTCTGACCCGGGCCCTGGAGCAGCTTGAGCGTGAGTTGGGCCGCTCGCCCGAGGAGCATGAGGTCGCCGCGGCCCTGGAGCTGGATCTGGAGAGCTACCGGGATCTGCTTACCGAGGTGAGCCACCTGGGCTGCGTGAGCCTGCATCAGACCATCGACGAGTACGAGGAGGGGCGCAGCTTCATCGACAACCTGCCCGATCCCCAGGCCGCAACGCCCCTGGAAAATGTCGAGCGGCGCGAGCTGACCCGCGAGCTGGCCGAGCATCTGGAGCGACTCTCGGAGAAGGAGCGCCTGGTCATCTCCCTGTACTACTACGAAGAGCTGACCCAGAAGGAAATCGCCGAGGTGCTCGCGGTGACCGAGGGGCGTGTTTCGCAACTGCACAGCCAGGCCCTGCACAAGCTCAAGGCGCGCCTGAGCAGCACCATCAAGCGGCGGCGCTGA